A single genomic interval of Caldalkalibacillus salinus harbors:
- a CDS encoding Gfo/Idh/MocA family protein, translating to MSKLKVGVIGCGSIAKHRHLPEYHHNQEVEIVALCDIVQSRVNELADEYGAQAYTDYHTLLAEADVDAVSVCTPNALHAPVSIDALQAGKHVLCEKPMATSREEAKRMIETAKQYDKKLMIAHNQRFVPSHQKAKTFIEQGELGKIYSFRTTFGHGGPEGWSADGKHSWFFKKDQAYVGAMGDLGVHKTDLLRYLLGEEFVEVGGFVETTAKEHADVDDTAVCVLKTESNVIGTLAASWSYVSSEDNSTIIYGERGIMRLEDDPVHSLVIQYKDGEVLKYELGGIQTNENGGQTNSHVIDHFVAAVVQDVEPPVTGEEGMKSLQVILSVLEASENKRIVSI from the coding sequence ATGAGTAAATTAAAAGTAGGCGTAATCGGATGTGGGAGTATAGCTAAACATCGTCACTTACCAGAGTATCACCATAATCAAGAAGTAGAGATCGTGGCTCTCTGTGACATTGTACAAAGCCGTGTAAACGAACTAGCAGACGAATACGGGGCCCAAGCGTACACAGATTATCACACATTGCTAGCAGAAGCGGATGTGGATGCTGTGAGCGTGTGTACACCTAATGCCTTGCACGCGCCTGTCTCTATTGATGCCTTACAAGCGGGGAAACACGTTTTATGCGAGAAGCCCATGGCTACTTCGCGTGAAGAGGCTAAGAGGATGATTGAGACGGCCAAACAGTATGATAAAAAACTAATGATTGCACATAACCAGCGTTTTGTTCCCTCCCATCAAAAAGCGAAAACGTTTATTGAGCAGGGTGAACTGGGGAAAATATATAGCTTTAGAACTACCTTTGGTCATGGTGGACCTGAGGGTTGGAGTGCAGACGGTAAACATAGCTGGTTTTTTAAAAAAGATCAGGCGTACGTCGGCGCCATGGGGGATTTAGGGGTCCATAAAACAGACCTATTACGTTATCTACTAGGAGAAGAATTCGTTGAAGTGGGTGGATTCGTTGAAACCACGGCAAAGGAACATGCTGACGTTGATGACACAGCCGTGTGCGTATTAAAAACGGAAAGCAATGTTATTGGCACACTTGCAGCCAGTTGGTCATACGTGTCAAGCGAGGACAACTCTACCATAATCTATGGTGAGCGTGGCATTATGCGTTTAGAAGACGACCCTGTCCATTCTCTTGTCATTCAGTACAAAGACGGTGAGGTGCTTAAGTACGAGTTGGGCGGCATTCAAACGAATGAGAATGGCGGACAGACGAATTCACACGTCATTGACCATTTCGTGGCGGCAGTTGTTCAAGACGTTGAACCTCCCGTTACAGGGGAAGAGGGTATGAAGTCGCTGCAAGTCATATTATCCGTACTTGAGGCGAGTGAGAACAAGCGCATTGTTAGCATATAG
- a CDS encoding Gfo/Idh/MocA family protein, which yields MKKLRMGIIGAGGIAQQRHIPAYHALQDQVSLIAVCDVNKETAEHVSRTYNIEKVFTRYEDLLDEVDAVTICTPNKFHADITIAALKAGVHVLCEKPMAMNTEECEAMVTAANESDAILSIGYHYRFMQDSRAAQTLIRHNEIGTPFVARAQALRKRKVPGWGVFTNKSLQGGGSLIDYGCHYLDLSLWLLGQPQPVEVLGQAYNHLSKMPGQVNQWGSFDHETFDVDDHVTAYITFDNGASLTFETSWAANIEKDVESLSISGQKGGVDLFPLHLNQAKHGMLINSQADWLPGEEDPGKALVHNFIQSCLGNETPVVKPEEALQVTRIIDAIYKSSHSGRSVRL from the coding sequence ATGAAGAAACTTCGAATGGGGATTATCGGAGCAGGTGGTATTGCTCAACAAAGGCATATACCGGCTTATCACGCGTTGCAGGATCAAGTGTCGTTAATCGCCGTATGTGATGTTAACAAAGAAACGGCTGAGCATGTGAGTCGCACCTACAACATTGAGAAAGTCTTTACACGTTATGAAGATCTGCTAGACGAAGTAGATGCTGTAACGATATGTACGCCCAACAAGTTTCATGCCGACATCACGATTGCAGCCCTTAAGGCGGGTGTGCATGTCTTATGTGAGAAGCCGATGGCTATGAATACCGAGGAATGTGAAGCCATGGTAACAGCGGCCAATGAGTCCGACGCCATCCTCTCCATTGGTTACCACTATCGTTTTATGCAAGATTCACGGGCAGCCCAAACCTTGATCAGACATAACGAGATTGGTACGCCTTTCGTGGCTAGAGCGCAAGCACTGAGAAAAAGAAAAGTACCAGGATGGGGTGTCTTTACGAACAAAAGCCTCCAAGGAGGAGGCAGTCTCATCGATTACGGGTGTCACTATCTCGACCTTTCCTTATGGCTCCTAGGGCAACCTCAACCTGTTGAGGTTTTAGGGCAAGCGTACAATCATCTGAGCAAGATGCCCGGTCAAGTGAATCAGTGGGGGTCATTTGATCACGAGACCTTCGATGTTGATGATCATGTGACCGCTTATATCACCTTTGATAACGGCGCGTCGTTAACATTTGAAACTTCATGGGCAGCCAATATAGAAAAAGACGTTGAAAGCCTGAGCATATCCGGTCAGAAGGGAGGCGTTGACTTGTTCCCTCTGCACTTGAACCAAGCCAAGCACGGGATGTTGATTAATAGTCAAGCAGACTGGTTGCCTGGAGAGGAAGACCCTGGCAAGGCTCTCGTCCATAATTTTATTCAAAGTTGTCTTGGAAACGAGACGCCCGTTGTAAAACCGGAGGAAGCGTTGCAGGTGACAAGAATCATTGATGCCATATATAAGAGTAGTCACTCAGGTCGAAGTGTCAGACTATAA
- a CDS encoding sugar phosphate isomerase/epimerase family protein, whose translation MKVGVFTVLFAQKSFEDMLDYVQQSGLKAVEIGTGGYPGHAHCDRDALLESEEKRRDYLDKVTARGLEISAFSCHGNPISPDTAFAEESRQALRKTIQLASQMDVPVVNCFSGTAGDHEQAKYPNWPVTPWPNEYGDILKWQWEEKLIPYWKEIGAFAQAHGVKIGLELHGGFLVHTPHTMLKLREATCEAIGANLDPSHLWWQGIDPVAAIKILGQANAIHHFHAKDTYIDQDNVNMYGLVDMQPYGEVQTRAWTFRSVGCGHSMQEWSDMISALRTYGYDHVVSIEHEDPIMSIEEGFARAVKNLNDIIIEEQPSDMWWV comes from the coding sequence ATGAAGGTAGGCGTTTTTACCGTATTATTTGCACAAAAGAGTTTTGAAGACATGCTAGATTACGTCCAACAGTCTGGTCTGAAGGCGGTCGAGATCGGAACAGGGGGATATCCTGGTCACGCACATTGTGATAGGGATGCCCTACTCGAAAGCGAGGAAAAACGACGCGATTATTTAGACAAGGTAACGGCGAGAGGATTGGAGATCAGTGCCTTTAGTTGTCATGGGAACCCGATATCTCCTGACACCGCTTTTGCCGAAGAATCTCGACAGGCCCTAAGAAAAACGATACAACTGGCAAGTCAAATGGACGTCCCTGTAGTAAACTGTTTTTCAGGGACAGCGGGGGACCATGAACAGGCTAAATACCCCAACTGGCCAGTGACACCTTGGCCCAACGAATATGGGGATATCCTGAAATGGCAATGGGAGGAAAAACTCATACCGTACTGGAAAGAAATAGGGGCATTTGCACAGGCACACGGGGTTAAAATTGGTCTGGAACTACATGGGGGATTCTTAGTACATACGCCTCATACGATGCTTAAACTCAGAGAAGCGACGTGTGAAGCGATCGGAGCGAACCTTGATCCAAGTCATCTGTGGTGGCAAGGGATCGATCCTGTCGCTGCCATTAAGATATTAGGTCAAGCCAATGCGATTCATCATTTCCATGCCAAAGACACGTACATCGACCAAGACAACGTGAATATGTATGGCTTGGTCGATATGCAACCATACGGTGAAGTCCAAACGAGAGCTTGGACCTTTAGGTCAGTGGGGTGTGGGCATAGTATGCAAGAATGGTCAGACATGATAAGTGCTTTACGAACGTACGGCTACGATCATGTGGTAAGTATTGAACATGAGGACCCAATTATGTCCATTGAGGAAGGGTTTGCAAGAGCAGTTAAAAACCTCAACGACATCATCATTGAAGAGCAGCCTTCAGACATGTGGTGGGTTTAA
- the odhB gene encoding 2-oxoglutarate dehydrogenase complex dihydrolipoyllysine-residue succinyltransferase, translating into MIEIKVPELGESITEGTISQWVVQPGDHVSAGDIVCELETDKVNMEVMAEHDGIIGDILKQAEETVEVGDTIATLEEAKEANHSTRSQTKAQKNDQHNGSNNAITQDDQLKHGAKDTESVHKQDKEGKEIAEENEVETEGRAAEPAAISPAARKLARDKGIDLKNLPQDPMGRVTLEDVQSYMNQEARSETEQAHHSQPEDIQVKDQANHSENLQNKTESVHTDRPIERQRMSRRRQTIANHLVQAQQQAAMLTTFNEVDMSAIMAVRKRRKDAFKDKYDVNLGFMSFFTKAVIGALKDYPLLNAEIQGNDILIKKFYDIGVAVSAKEGLVVPVVRHADRLNFAQIEKEIATLAQKARDNTLSLEDIQGGTFTITNGGVFGSLFSTPILNAPQVGILGMHTIQKRPVAIDDDHWENRPMMYIALSYDHRIVDGRDAVSFLVKVKTLLEDPETLLLEG; encoded by the coding sequence ATGATCGAAATCAAGGTGCCCGAACTAGGAGAGTCTATTACTGAAGGGACGATATCCCAATGGGTTGTGCAACCAGGTGACCACGTCAGCGCAGGAGATATCGTCTGTGAGTTAGAGACGGATAAGGTGAATATGGAAGTCATGGCTGAACACGATGGCATCATCGGCGACATTCTCAAACAAGCCGAAGAAACAGTAGAAGTGGGAGATACCATAGCGACCTTAGAAGAGGCAAAAGAAGCCAATCATAGTACCCGCTCACAAACAAAGGCACAAAAGAACGACCAACATAACGGCAGTAATAATGCCATCACACAAGATGATCAATTGAAGCACGGAGCTAAAGACACAGAATCCGTGCATAAACAAGATAAAGAAGGAAAAGAAATTGCAGAAGAAAATGAAGTAGAAACCGAAGGGCGTGCTGCAGAACCTGCGGCAATCTCCCCTGCAGCACGAAAACTTGCTCGGGACAAAGGAATAGATTTGAAAAACTTGCCACAAGACCCGATGGGAAGGGTCACACTCGAGGATGTTCAGTCCTATATGAACCAGGAAGCCCGTTCAGAAACGGAACAGGCTCATCATAGCCAGCCTGAGGATATACAAGTAAAGGATCAAGCAAATCATAGCGAAAATCTCCAAAACAAAACGGAGTCTGTTCACACCGATCGGCCCATTGAACGACAAAGAATGTCACGTCGGAGACAAACGATTGCTAATCACTTAGTGCAAGCCCAACAACAGGCCGCTATGCTGACTACTTTTAATGAAGTAGATATGAGTGCCATTATGGCTGTCAGAAAGAGGCGTAAAGATGCCTTTAAAGACAAATACGATGTGAACCTAGGCTTTATGTCCTTTTTCACTAAAGCTGTCATCGGAGCTTTAAAGGACTACCCCTTACTCAATGCTGAAATACAAGGGAATGACATTCTGATTAAAAAGTTTTATGACATCGGTGTAGCCGTATCAGCGAAGGAAGGACTCGTCGTGCCAGTCGTACGCCATGCCGACCGCTTAAACTTTGCACAGATAGAAAAAGAGATAGCCACGCTGGCTCAGAAAGCAAGAGACAATACGTTATCGTTGGAGGACATTCAAGGGGGGACATTTACCATTACAAATGGCGGCGTATTTGGCTCTCTGTTCTCCACGCCGATCCTCAACGCACCTCAAGTCGGCATACTCGGTATGCACACCATTCAGAAGCGACCCGTGGCCATAGATGATGATCATTGGGAAAACAGACCGATGATGTATATAGCTCTCTCTTATGACCATCGTATCGTGGATGGACGCGATGCTGTAAGTTTCCTTGTCAAGGTCAAAACGTTATTAGAGGACCCGGAAACACTTCTACTTGAGGGCTAG
- a CDS encoding 2-oxoglutarate dehydrogenase E1 component, translated as MAGKDHADQNPWNDIQSQNIGYVVEQFERFTEHPDSIDPQLRNLFEKWGPPPAHLLQTQTMSTTGNVNNEGYQKMLAVQRLAENIRTYGHLAARVNPLQEPEEFQFLQLDTYGLNEKELQHLPPDIIWPTPSHNITSARDAIERLKNTYTHTIGFEFSHVHDVGERNWLSQEVENDQHLVPLNTEQKKALLYRLTQVEGFEHFLQRTFPGQKRFSIEGIDMLVPILDAIIKYNVRAGTKDIMIGMAHRGRLNVLAHVLGKPYEHIFSEFHHAPHKELVPSEGSMGINFGWTGDVKYHLGAERELEDDAIDTVSTHLDGHITLAHNPSHLEFVNPVVQGYTRAAQEVCEQPGFPKQDKNKALAILVHGDAAFPGEGVVAESLNLSRLRGFHTGGTIHVIANNNLGFTTESTDSRSTTYASDLAKGFEIPIIHVNADDPEACLSAVALASKYRTRFNKDILIDLIGYRRFGHNEMDDPSVTQGLLYRKINNHPTVRERYEKQLISNKIISQDEAQEMNKSVQQTLGEAHETLNTAHHQKQEDQSNGTNSEMAAQTSGHPGSSSQEQIVEDVKPLALQNVQTGVQLTTLQDVLDGLFHWPEQLNVYPKLKKILERRRNALDDNGKVDWALAEALAFGSILKDGTPIRLTGQDSERGTFAQRHLILHDDARHDSFSPLHTHPLAKASFAIYNSPLSEASVLGFEYGYNVQNPQVLTIWEAQYGDFANAGQVIIDQFISAGRAKWGQMSSLVLLLPHGYEGQGPEHSNARLERFLQLSAEHNWIVAYPTSAAQYFHLLRRQAALLTEYQARPLVIMTPKSLLRHKQTASPPVSFSEGGFHPVFEPDEYGGRDEDVERLILCSGKIAVDLQAELEQRTQTDTPRLHIVRIEELYPFPVERVRQLIERYAHVKEIIWLQEEPQNMGAWTFVAPHIRSIVPSSVNVRYVGRPARSSPAEGVPLMHQEQQQRIIQEALDVQ; from the coding sequence ATGGCAGGCAAGGATCATGCTGACCAAAACCCATGGAATGATATTCAGTCTCAGAATATTGGATATGTGGTCGAACAGTTTGAACGATTCACAGAGCACCCGGATAGTATCGACCCACAGTTAAGAAATCTGTTTGAAAAATGGGGTCCACCTCCTGCTCATTTACTTCAGACACAGACGATGTCTACGACAGGTAACGTAAATAACGAAGGGTATCAAAAAATGTTAGCAGTCCAAAGACTGGCCGAAAACATACGAACGTATGGTCATCTCGCTGCCCGTGTCAATCCACTTCAGGAACCTGAGGAGTTTCAGTTCCTTCAATTAGACACATATGGTTTAAATGAGAAAGAGCTTCAACACTTGCCACCTGATATAATCTGGCCAACGCCTTCTCACAACATAACTTCAGCACGAGATGCCATTGAAAGATTGAAAAACACTTATACACACACTATAGGCTTTGAGTTTAGTCATGTTCATGATGTTGGCGAGAGAAACTGGTTAAGTCAGGAAGTAGAAAACGATCAGCATTTAGTTCCACTTAACACCGAGCAAAAGAAAGCATTACTCTATAGATTAACACAAGTCGAAGGCTTTGAACATTTTCTACAGCGCACGTTCCCTGGGCAAAAACGATTTTCTATTGAGGGCATCGATATGCTTGTACCGATCTTGGACGCGATCATTAAGTATAACGTGCGGGCAGGGACTAAAGACATCATGATTGGTATGGCACATCGAGGACGCCTTAACGTCTTGGCTCACGTTCTGGGTAAACCTTATGAGCATATATTCTCTGAGTTCCACCACGCCCCTCATAAGGAACTTGTCCCTTCCGAAGGTTCGATGGGCATTAATTTCGGTTGGACGGGAGACGTTAAATACCATCTCGGTGCTGAGCGTGAGTTAGAAGACGACGCCATAGACACTGTGTCCACTCATCTCGACGGACATATCACCTTGGCGCATAATCCTAGTCATTTGGAGTTCGTTAATCCAGTGGTCCAAGGGTACACGAGAGCCGCTCAAGAAGTTTGTGAACAGCCGGGTTTCCCTAAGCAAGATAAAAACAAAGCACTCGCCATTCTTGTCCACGGAGATGCGGCCTTTCCGGGAGAAGGGGTGGTTGCTGAATCTTTAAACCTTAGCCGTCTACGCGGATTTCATACGGGCGGTACGATCCATGTCATCGCCAATAATAACCTCGGATTTACGACAGAAAGCACGGATTCTCGTTCGACGACATACGCGAGTGACTTGGCCAAAGGCTTCGAAATCCCCATCATTCACGTGAATGCTGATGACCCTGAAGCATGTTTATCGGCTGTGGCTTTGGCTTCTAAGTATCGTACCCGCTTTAATAAAGATATCTTAATAGATCTTATCGGCTACCGGCGTTTTGGCCATAACGAAATGGATGATCCTTCTGTAACGCAAGGTTTGTTATACCGAAAGATCAACAATCATCCCACAGTCCGTGAGCGCTATGAGAAGCAACTCATCTCAAACAAGATCATTTCACAGGATGAAGCGCAGGAGATGAATAAATCCGTTCAACAGACATTAGGTGAAGCTCATGAAACATTAAACACTGCTCATCATCAAAAACAAGAGGATCAAAGCAACGGTACCAACTCTGAAATGGCAGCACAAACGTCCGGTCACCCTGGGTCATCATCTCAAGAGCAAATAGTAGAGGACGTCAAACCCCTCGCCCTGCAAAACGTACAGACCGGCGTGCAATTAACAACATTACAGGACGTATTAGACGGTTTGTTCCACTGGCCTGAGCAACTCAATGTGTATCCCAAACTGAAGAAAATATTAGAGCGGCGCAGAAATGCTCTAGATGATAACGGAAAAGTTGACTGGGCGTTAGCTGAGGCACTCGCGTTCGGGTCCATATTAAAAGACGGCACCCCTATTCGCTTAACTGGGCAGGACTCGGAGCGAGGAACGTTTGCCCAAAGACATCTCATTTTGCATGATGACGCGCGACACGACTCTTTTTCACCGTTGCATACACATCCACTTGCCAAAGCTTCCTTTGCCATTTATAACAGTCCGTTATCGGAAGCGTCCGTCCTAGGATTTGAGTATGGTTATAATGTTCAGAACCCACAAGTATTAACGATATGGGAAGCACAGTATGGAGATTTTGCGAATGCCGGACAGGTGATCATTGACCAATTTATCTCTGCAGGTCGGGCCAAATGGGGACAGATGTCTAGTCTCGTTCTCCTTCTACCTCACGGGTATGAAGGGCAAGGACCAGAACACTCTAATGCACGGCTCGAACGATTTTTGCAGTTATCAGCCGAACATAATTGGATTGTCGCTTATCCAACGAGTGCCGCACAGTATTTTCACCTTTTAAGAAGGCAAGCGGCTTTATTAACAGAATATCAGGCACGCCCCCTCGTTATCATGACGCCTAAGAGTTTATTGCGACACAAGCAGACAGCATCGCCACCAGTATCGTTTAGTGAAGGTGGATTTCACCCTGTTTTTGAGCCTGATGAATACGGAGGACGCGACGAGGATGTAGAACGACTCATTTTATGTTCCGGTAAAATTGCTGTTGATTTACAAGCAGAATTAGAGCAACGGACTCAAACGGATACACCACGCTTGCATATCGTTCGTATAGAGGAGTTGTATCCTTTTCCTGTTGAACGTGTCCGTCAGTTAATTGAACGCTACGCGCATGTAAAAGAGATCATTTGGTTACAGGAAGAGCCTCAAAATATGGGCGCTTGGACCTTTGTTGCGCCTCATATTCGTTCGATTGTGCCCTCTTCTGTAAACGTACGCTACGTCGGACGTCCGGCAAGATCAAGTCCAGCGGAAGGTGTACCTCTCATGCATCAGGAACAGCAACAACGCATTATACAAGAAGCTTTGGACGTACAGTAA
- a CDS encoding metallophosphoesterase, with the protein MNQWMNRGMKGLGIIIVLMLALAIYTYWDNQRIVVVEEEVKIDDLPSSLEGYTILQITDLHDKTFGEKQQRLVETINAIDYDAILLTGDMTANGFVDDYAPFYDILEGIDNKEIALFSSGNSDPNSYTFGDDVYEETEFIKGMKSRGVNLLESVEEVQVGDASVNFVDFNMSSRDPEDSLAAIEAELANKENNHASGLRQHQKQLFEEMQTLDYKDDQDVLIAVRHYPVLESDFEFISNRDIGIQRDYDLIVAGHYHGGQIRIPFYGALYIPEQRYPRRGYFPPQDRVKGLWEVNGFKQYVSAGLGHVDTIPLLSLRFFNPPEVNVLTLTKNRE; encoded by the coding sequence ATGAACCAGTGGATGAATAGAGGTATGAAAGGGTTGGGTATCATAATTGTTCTTATGTTGGCTTTAGCCATTTATACATATTGGGACAACCAACGTATCGTGGTCGTAGAGGAAGAGGTTAAGATAGACGACTTACCATCAAGTCTAGAAGGATACACTATACTACAAATAACGGATCTGCATGATAAAACGTTCGGCGAAAAACAACAAAGATTAGTAGAGACAATAAACGCTATAGACTATGATGCGATATTATTGACAGGTGATATGACGGCCAATGGTTTTGTCGATGACTATGCACCTTTTTACGATATATTAGAAGGGATCGATAACAAAGAAATAGCTTTATTCTCGTCCGGAAACAGTGATCCCAATAGTTATACCTTTGGAGATGACGTATATGAGGAGACAGAATTTATTAAAGGGATGAAGTCTCGAGGGGTGAATCTACTAGAATCTGTTGAAGAGGTACAGGTCGGGGACGCGAGTGTAAATTTTGTTGATTTTAACATGTCAAGTAGAGACCCAGAAGATAGTTTAGCAGCGATAGAGGCCGAACTTGCCAATAAGGAAAATAATCATGCTTCTGGTTTAAGACAGCACCAAAAACAGTTATTCGAGGAGATGCAGACATTAGACTATAAAGACGATCAAGATGTGCTTATCGCCGTGAGACACTACCCTGTTCTTGAATCTGATTTCGAGTTTATCAGTAATAGAGATATTGGGATTCAGCGTGATTATGATCTTATTGTAGCCGGACACTATCATGGGGGACAAATTAGAATCCCTTTCTACGGTGCACTTTATATACCAGAGCAAAGGTATCCACGTCGAGGGTATTTTCCTCCGCAGGACCGTGTAAAGGGATTATGGGAAGTCAATGGTTTTAAGCAGTACGTCAGTGCTGGGCTTGGTCATGTAGACACGATTCCATTACTAAGCTTACGTTTCTTTAACCCACCGGAAGTGAATGTGTTAACTTTAACTAAGAACCGTGAATAG
- a CDS encoding ATP-binding cassette domain-containing protein translates to MHLDDQKATPIVQVKDVGKVFPGTRALTDVNLDIYAGEVHALMGENGAGKSTLMNILSGVFPPSEGQILLEGREITLENPKDAQEKGIAIVHQELSLCPDLSVSENIYMGRMPVNQFGIVNQRKLYQQTKELLAMFKTKIDPSTPIGELSVSEQQVVEIAKALSFDCKVLILDEPTSAITESEANRLFEVMLSLKQKGIALVYISHKFNEIFSIADRISVLRDGHDVGSDVTPNLTPDKVVSMMVGRELTDTYPDKVGATEKELLRVEKLEKEGVFHDIQFSLYQNEILGIFGLMGAGRTEMVRALCGIDDKDDSQVWINEKQVDIHNINEAKKHGLVYLTEDRKSQGLFLDMTIKGNIISADLNAVSAKGFIQRQRESQRAQEYAHMLNVKMQSVNQDIGSLSGGNQQKALIGKWLSIQPQILILDEPTRGIDVGAKAEIYKLLRSLSTEGKGVMVISSELPEIIGLCDRVLVMHEGAIVGEVQKDGLNEKDIMTLASGIS, encoded by the coding sequence GTGCATTTAGATGACCAAAAGGCAACACCTATCGTGCAAGTCAAAGACGTTGGAAAGGTTTTCCCTGGTACACGGGCGCTGACAGATGTCAATTTGGACATATATGCTGGTGAAGTTCACGCGTTAATGGGAGAGAATGGTGCGGGGAAGTCAACTTTGATGAACATTTTGTCCGGGGTCTTCCCACCGTCTGAAGGTCAAATCTTGTTAGAGGGTAGAGAGATCACTTTGGAAAACCCTAAGGATGCCCAGGAAAAAGGCATTGCGATTGTACATCAGGAACTCAGTCTATGTCCGGACTTATCCGTCAGTGAAAATATCTATATGGGGCGTATGCCCGTCAATCAATTTGGCATCGTCAATCAAAGGAAGCTATATCAACAAACGAAAGAACTATTAGCCATGTTCAAAACTAAAATTGACCCCAGTACACCGATTGGAGAACTGAGTGTATCCGAACAGCAGGTGGTTGAAATCGCCAAGGCTTTATCCTTTGATTGTAAAGTGCTCATTCTAGATGAGCCGACTTCTGCTATAACTGAAAGTGAAGCGAACCGCTTGTTTGAGGTGATGCTTTCACTGAAACAAAAGGGCATCGCGCTCGTGTATATCAGTCATAAATTCAATGAAATATTCTCCATTGCCGATCGTATCTCTGTTTTACGAGATGGTCACGACGTTGGGAGCGATGTGACTCCAAATCTCACGCCGGACAAGGTTGTCAGCATGATGGTAGGGCGGGAACTCACAGATACCTATCCCGACAAAGTGGGAGCCACCGAGAAGGAACTACTCCGTGTTGAAAAACTGGAAAAAGAAGGCGTCTTCCACGATATTCAATTTTCATTATATCAGAATGAAATACTAGGGATATTTGGCTTAATGGGCGCGGGCAGAACTGAGATGGTCCGTGCGTTATGTGGGATCGATGACAAAGACGATAGTCAAGTCTGGATTAATGAGAAGCAGGTTGATATTCATAACATTAACGAGGCCAAGAAACATGGGCTCGTGTACTTAACGGAAGATAGAAAAAGTCAAGGACTATTTCTAGACATGACGATCAAGGGTAACATCATCTCCGCCGATTTGAATGCGGTGTCCGCCAAGGGCTTTATTCAACGTCAACGTGAATCACAAAGGGCACAAGAGTATGCACACATGTTAAACGTTAAAATGCAGAGTGTGAATCAAGACATTGGAAGCCTGAGTGGCGGGAATCAACAAAAGGCCTTAATAGGAAAGTGGCTCTCCATTCAACCCCAGATTCTGATATTAGATGAGCCGACACGAGGGATTGATGTTGGCGCTAAAGCGGAAATATATAAGCTACTGAGAAGTTTGTCCACTGAGGGTAAAGGGGTCATGGTTATTTCCTCCGAACTTCCAGAAATTATTGGCCTATGCGACCGTGTACTAGTGATGCATGAAGGGGCTATTGTTGGTGAGGTGCAAAAAGATGGCCTGAATGAGAAAGACATTATGACATTAGCTTCAGGTATCAGTTAA
- a CDS encoding ABC transporter permease translates to MEPQVNQETGKQSVFDRLQSVFQFREANILFVIGILFLVLSAFVPHFLTSSNLTTTFIGLAMDGILVVGMTLVLVSGGVDLSVGSVLALTAVLAGYLAYNGVNIWLAAVIALVAAMIIGWFSGFFISKIGLNPLIMTLGMMSVARGLAYVFTEGAPVSIVGISESFLFLGQGSVLGIPMIIIILIVVVITGDLLLRKTAALRQVYYVGSNEKAARLSGINVQKVKLWVYVISALMAGIAGLLTLARFSVAAPTAGMTAELRAIAACVIGGASLTGGQGTILGALLGVILVGLVNNALILMNVSVYFQSLVIGLVLIIAVTLDVYLNKRKEKQKVAA, encoded by the coding sequence ATGGAACCTCAAGTCAATCAAGAAACGGGTAAGCAAAGTGTGTTCGATCGCTTACAGAGTGTGTTTCAGTTCAGGGAAGCCAATATTTTATTTGTCATTGGTATTTTATTTCTCGTATTATCTGCTTTTGTTCCTCACTTTCTAACGTCATCTAATCTTACAACCACGTTTATCGGTTTAGCGATGGACGGTATTCTCGTGGTGGGTATGACCTTAGTACTCGTATCCGGTGGCGTAGATTTATCCGTAGGGTCCGTCCTTGCACTCACCGCAGTATTGGCGGGTTACTTGGCCTATAACGGTGTTAACATCTGGTTAGCGGCTGTGATCGCACTTGTGGCAGCGATGATCATAGGGTGGTTTAGTGGATTTTTTATCAGCAAGATAGGACTTAATCCCTTAATTATGACCCTAGGTATGATGAGTGTGGCCAGGGGATTAGCCTATGTGTTCACAGAAGGGGCTCCTGTGTCCATCGTAGGGATATCAGAAAGCTTCCTGTTTTTAGGTCAAGGGTCCGTTCTAGGTATCCCTATGATTATTATCATATTAATAGTAGTGGTTATAACAGGGGATTTGCTATTAAGAAAAACAGCGGCGCTACGACAAGTCTACTACGTTGGCAGTAATGAGAAAGCCGCTAGACTATCAGGGATTAATGTACAAAAAGTCAAGTTATGGGTCTATGTCATCAGTGCCTTGATGGCCGGTATAGCAGGTCTACTCACGCTTGCTAGATTCTCCGTTGCCGCCCCCACTGCCGGAATGACAGCTGAACTTCGGGCCATTGCAGCTTGTGTGATTGGGGGCGCTAGTCTTACAGGCGGACAAGGTACTATACTAGGCGCTTTGTTAGGTGTCATTTTGGTAGGATTAGTGAATAACGCATTGATCCTCATGAATGTATCTGTCTACTTTCAAAGTCTCGTAATTGGCCTCGTACTCATCATTGCTGTGACACTAGATGTGTATTTAAACAAGCGCAAAGAAAAACAAAAAGTAGCGGCTTAA